A genome region from Anopheles stephensi strain Indian chromosome 2, UCI_ANSTEP_V1.0, whole genome shotgun sequence includes the following:
- the LOC118508140 gene encoding protein hunchback produces MQNFDSVMSMTATQQQPAEQQQQQQQTATPNGGWFDLTIKSEPLDYHSSHHLPLQHHHLHHHHQHHQHLHQQQTQQDTTLLSSDAHSNPTSPQSVDSMDSLSGKSGFFEGKGASSLMGGGYNPLGFNPLTPPGYSGLLIPPPPPQHQLPPQQQQQQQRLATPNRMYGNGTGKVDLASLTPTHTPPMDVTPPKSPKEPLETPTKEEEPGSDCEDGSYDGSEDEEGIRKPKVNSHGQVKKFRCKQCDFIAVTKLSFWEHTRSHIKPEKMLTCPKCPFVTEYKHHLEYHLRNHQRSKPFQCPKCSYSCVNKSMLNSHMKSHSNVFQYRCADCNYATKYCHSLKLHLRKYAHKPDVVLNLDGTPNPLPIIDVYGTRRGPKAKPQKNAEKLLQKQEQQLQQQQAQQQSNKQQESLNSSSGNSGDQTAPLTPLSQQGMTTAPTTPFTPPGTGQTNGLMRNLFPHQLFPNPLAHMFKNAAANGNLPLFPYLNLNFQMFADQQAGLTQLSPRSFQQNLMNQLTGEKLNGSASSGSDHDNDLSVKTTSSGGSLGEELLKQITAAAADSSASAAGRNTLPLEDSEPETASSALLQPPFDEFQPSATTNPRTPSTTGKGERSRRKGRAFKLERLTEPATSSAGSTDMDTQFDKEPVTVTPTAAVSRDSPVTPPKERSLECKYCDIAFRDDVLYTIHMGYHGYDDVFKCNMCGEKSEDRIAFFLHIARKAH; encoded by the coding sequence ATGCAGAACTTTGATTCCGTAATGTCGATGACGGCGACACAACAGCAGCCGGcagaacagcagcaacagcagcagcagacggcAACACCGAATGGCGGTTGGTTTGATTTAACGATCAAATCGGAACCTCTAGACTACCATTCATCACATCATCTACCGCTTCAACATCATcacctccatcatcatcatcagcatcaccagCACCTGCATCAGCAGCAGACGCAGCAAGACACAACGCTCCTGTCGAGCGATGCCCACTCGAACCCAACGTCACCACAGAGCGTAGACAGTATGGACTCGCTGAGCGGCAAGAGTGGTTTCTTCGAAGGGAAAGGAGCTTCGAGCCTTATGGGTGGTGGATACAACCCACTCGGCTTCAATCCCCTCACACCTCCGGGATATTCAGGTCTCCTgattccaccaccaccaccacagcatCAGCTGCctccgcaacagcagcaacagcagcagcgtctaGCAACACCGAACCGTATGTACGGTAATGGCACCGGCAAGGTAGATCTCGCCTCACTGacccctacacacacaccaccgatGGACGTAACGCCACCGAAATCGCCCAAGGAACCGCTCGAGACACCCACCAAGGAGGAAGAACCGGGCTCGGACTGTGAGGATGGGTCGTACGATGGGAGCGAAGATGAGGAGGGCATCCGAAAGCCCAAGGTAAACTCCCACGGACAGGTGAAGAAGTTCCGCTGCAAGCAGTGTGACTTCATTGCCGTGACGAAGCTCAGCTTCTGGGAGCACACCCGATCGCACATTAAGCCGGAGAAAATGCTCACCTGCCCCAAGTGCCCGTTCGTGACGGAGTACAAACATCATCTGGAGTATCATCTGCGCAATCACCAGCGTTCGAAACCATTCCAGTGTCCGAAGTGTAGCTACAGCTGTGTGAACAAGTCCATGCTGAACTCCCACATGAAATCGCACTCGAATGTGTTCCAGTACAGGTGCGCCGATTGTAACTACGCCACCAAGTACTGCCATTCGCTGAAGCTTCATCTGCGGAAGTACGCACACAAGCCGGATGTGGTGCTTAATCTGGATGGTACACCGAACCCGCTGCCCATCATCGATGTGTACGGGACGCGCCGTGGTCCGAAGGCGAAGCCTCAGAAGAACGCCGAGAAGCTGCTCCAGAAACAAGAAcagcagcttcagcagcaacaggctCAGCAACAGTCAAACAAGCAGCAAGAATCGTTGAACAGCAGCTCAGGCAATTCCGGAGATCAAACCGCTCCACTAACGCCACTAAGCCAGCAGGGCATGACAACAGCTCCGACGACTCCCTTCACCCCTCCAGGAACTGGTCAAACGAATGGGCTGATGCGGAACCTCTTCCCGCACCAACTGTTCCCGAACCCATTGGCGCACATGTTCAAGAATGCGGCCGCCAACGGTAACTTGCCACTGTTCCCGTACCTGAACCTCAACTTCCAGATGTTTGCCGACCAGCAGGCCGGTCTGACACAGCTCTCCCCGAGAAGCTTCCAGCAGAACCTGATGAATCAGCTCACAGGAGAGAAGCTTAATGGGAGTGCTAGCAGTGGCTCGGACCATGACAATGACCTCTCGGTGAAGACTACCTCCAGCGGCGGTTCGCTTGGTGAGGAACTGTTGAAGCAGATCACCGCCGCAGCTGCCGATAGTTCAGCGTCTGCCGCGGGAAGGAACACACTCCCGCTGGAGGACAGTGAGCCGGAAACGGCTTCATCCGCACTGCTCCAACCCCCGTTCGATGAATTCCAACCGTCCGCGACTACGAACCCCCGTACCCCGTCGACCACCGGCAAAGGTGAGCGAAGTCGTCGCAAGGGTCGTGCCTTCAAGCTGGAGCGTCTTACCGAACCGGCCACCTCTTCAGCCGGCTCGACCGATATGGACACGCAGTTCGACAAGGAACCGGTGACGGTGACACCGACCGCAGCGGTTTCGCGTGACTCACCGGTAACGCCGCCCAAGGAACGATCGCTCGAGTGTAAGTACTGCGACATTGCGTTCCGGGACGATGTGCTGTACACGATCCACATGGGTTACCATGGTTACGACGATGTGTTCAAGTGTAACATGTGCGGCGAGAAGAGCGAAGATCGGATCGCATTCTTCCTGCACATTGCCCGTAAGGCACACTGA